One window from the genome of Thalassospira xiamenensis M-5 = DSM 17429 encodes:
- the iolB gene encoding 5-deoxy-glucuronate isomerase codes for MADLLRKPWGTTGKVHDITAQSANWGYVGFGLYHLKAGEAAAEPTGDREVILVLVEGKAEIAVDDQNFGELGKRMSVFERIPPACVYAPNDANWNAKATTDCTLAVCTAPGKGNYPARVISDIEMVERGKGANTRYIHPIAMEEKDIADSLLVTEVFTPSGNWSSYPPHRHDEDNYPDMTYLEETYYHRLNPKQGFGFQRVFTEDGELDETMAVSDGDVVLVPKGHHPCGSPYGYEMYYLNVMAGPMRKWRFQNHPDHDWIFQRDSK; via the coding sequence ATGGCCGATCTGCTGAGAAAACCGTGGGGGACAACCGGAAAAGTCCATGACATTACCGCCCAAAGTGCCAATTGGGGCTATGTCGGGTTCGGGCTTTATCACCTGAAAGCGGGTGAAGCGGCAGCCGAGCCGACGGGCGACCGCGAGGTGATTCTGGTCCTTGTCGAAGGCAAGGCCGAAATCGCGGTGGATGATCAGAATTTCGGGGAACTGGGCAAACGCATGAGCGTGTTTGAACGTATCCCGCCTGCCTGTGTCTATGCGCCCAACGATGCCAACTGGAATGCCAAGGCGACAACCGATTGCACGCTTGCGGTTTGTACCGCGCCGGGCAAGGGCAATTATCCGGCGCGCGTGATCAGCGATATCGAGATGGTCGAACGCGGCAAGGGCGCCAATACCCGATACATCCATCCGATTGCGATGGAGGAAAAGGATATTGCCGACAGTCTGCTTGTGACCGAGGTTTTCACCCCGTCCGGCAACTGGTCAAGCTATCCGCCGCACCGCCATGACGAGGATAATTATCCCGACATGACATACCTTGAGGAAACCTATTATCACCGGCTTAATCCCAAGCAGGGCTTTGGTTTCCAGCGGGTCTTTACCGAGGATGGGGAGCTTGATGAAACCATGGCGGTTTCGGACGGCGATGTGGTGCTGGTGCCCAAGGGGCATCACCCGTGCGGCAGTCCTTATGGCTATGAGATGTATTATCTGAATGTCATGGCCGGAC
- the iolE gene encoding myo-inosose-2 dehydratase: protein MILYGTNPIAWSNDDDQTLGAEISLETCLSEAGEIGFDGIEKGHKMPTEPAALKAKLDPNGLKFVSGWHSLNLLTHSVEDEKKAIQPHLDLLKAMGCKVCIVCETSNAIHGNDNAALSESPVLPADKWAKFGADVEAIAAYCADQGVTLVYHHHMGTIVETADEIHAFMAHTGPKTHLLLDTGHAWFGGANPEELATRYMDRVAHIHCKNVRPKIADQVRNQHLSFLEGVRRGVFTVPGDEEGIVDFEPVLKIAAEHDYSGWLVIEAEQDPVVRNPFKYQSMGLKALRAMAQKTGLDKGEA from the coding sequence ATGATCCTTTACGGTACCAACCCGATTGCCTGGTCCAATGACGATGATCAGACGCTGGGTGCTGAAATCAGCCTTGAAACCTGTTTGTCCGAAGCAGGTGAAATCGGTTTTGACGGGATTGAAAAAGGCCACAAGATGCCGACCGAACCGGCGGCACTGAAGGCCAAGCTTGATCCCAACGGGCTTAAATTCGTGTCGGGCTGGCATTCGCTTAACCTTCTGACCCATTCGGTCGAGGACGAGAAAAAGGCGATACAGCCGCATCTGGATTTGCTGAAAGCCATGGGATGCAAGGTGTGCATCGTGTGTGAAACCAGCAATGCGATCCACGGCAACGACAATGCCGCCCTGTCCGAAAGCCCGGTTTTGCCAGCGGATAAATGGGCGAAATTTGGCGCGGATGTTGAGGCGATTGCCGCCTATTGCGCCGATCAGGGTGTGACATTGGTGTATCACCACCATATGGGCACGATTGTTGAAACGGCTGATGAAATTCATGCATTCATGGCCCATACCGGCCCGAAAACGCACCTGTTGCTGGATACCGGACACGCGTGGTTTGGCGGGGCAAATCCCGAAGAACTGGCAACCCGTTATATGGATCGGGTGGCGCATATCCATTGCAAAAACGTGCGTCCAAAAATCGCCGATCAGGTGCGCAATCAGCATCTGAGCTTCCTTGAAGGGGTGCGGCGCGGGGTGTTTACCGTGCCCGGCGACGAGGAAGGCATTGTTGATTTCGAACCGGTTCTGAAGATCGCGGCCGAGCATGATTATTCCGGCTGGCTGGTAATCGAGGCCGAACAGGACCCGGTTGTGCGCAACCCGTTCAAATATCAGTCGATGGGGCTTAAGGCGCTGCGTGCGATGGCGCAGAAAACCGGACTGGATAAGGGAGAAGCCTGA